The proteins below are encoded in one region of Sphingobacterium sp. R2:
- the fucP gene encoding L-fucose:H+ symporter permease has protein sequence MEIGTKSSIKSTETLSNKHYLLAFVLIVSLFFLWGMAHNLNGILIPHLKKACQLDNSQSALVDTSIFFAYFIMALPAGYILRKWGYKLSIIIGLLTFSVGAFLFIPAADYRMYELFLLALFIIGCGLALLETAANPYAAVLGKPEAATHRLNLAASFNGLAAVVAPVVGTTFILSGTSYSENELAAMTASSRLAYLLHEASAVKMPYLILGLILVVVALIFLFIKLPEIQDEEAEGDKEKKTGLFTVLRHKHLSFSVIAQFFYVGAQVCVTSFFIRMAQQGAGVDEKTAGYFLGVYGLLFMGGRFVGTLLLRYTTAQRLLAIYAVCCAVLAAVAISGMGMVILYALGGLGFFMSIMFPTIFSLGIAGLGNETKQASSWLIMSIVGGAVFPFLTGMLIDAAHDNTQIGYSVPLTCYLVILWFALNGYKPAKT, from the coding sequence ATGGAAATTGGTACAAAATCATCGATCAAATCAACCGAGACATTGTCTAATAAGCACTACCTGCTTGCTTTCGTTCTGATTGTCAGTCTGTTTTTTTTATGGGGTATGGCTCATAATTTAAATGGTATTCTGATTCCGCATTTGAAAAAAGCCTGTCAGTTGGATAATAGCCAGTCAGCACTGGTAGATACATCAATATTCTTCGCTTACTTTATTATGGCTCTGCCGGCAGGTTATATATTACGCAAGTGGGGGTATAAGCTGTCTATTATTATAGGGCTGCTTACTTTTTCCGTTGGCGCATTTTTATTTATCCCTGCGGCAGATTACCGGATGTATGAACTGTTCTTACTGGCTTTATTTATTATTGGCTGTGGACTAGCCTTACTGGAAACGGCGGCGAATCCTTACGCAGCAGTTTTGGGTAAGCCCGAAGCGGCAACCCACCGCCTTAATTTGGCGGCCTCTTTTAATGGGTTGGCAGCAGTGGTGGCTCCAGTGGTAGGTACGACCTTTATTTTGTCGGGTACGAGCTATTCAGAAAATGAACTGGCGGCTATGACTGCGAGCAGTCGCTTAGCATACCTGCTCCATGAGGCATCCGCAGTAAAAATGCCTTATTTGATATTAGGATTAATCCTAGTTGTTGTAGCGCTCATCTTTTTGTTTATAAAACTGCCTGAAATTCAAGATGAGGAGGCTGAAGGAGATAAAGAGAAAAAGACTGGCTTATTTACTGTCCTTAGACATAAGCACTTGAGTTTTTCTGTAATCGCGCAGTTTTTCTATGTTGGAGCGCAGGTTTGTGTGACCAGTTTTTTTATCCGTATGGCACAGCAGGGAGCCGGTGTCGATGAGAAGACCGCGGGGTATTTCCTAGGTGTATATGGTTTGCTCTTTATGGGCGGACGTTTTGTCGGTACCCTATTATTGCGTTATACGACAGCCCAGCGTTTATTGGCAATTTATGCTGTTTGCTGCGCAGTATTGGCAGCTGTTGCCATTTCGGGGATGGGAATGGTGATCTTATATGCGTTGGGCGGACTTGGCTTCTTTATGTCAATCATGTTTCCAACAATTTTTTCCCTGGGTATTGCGGGGCTGGGGAACGAGACGAAACAAGCCTCTTCCTGGTTGATCATGTCCATTGTCGGTGGCGCAGTATTTCCATTCCTGACAGGAATGCTTA
- a CDS encoding MaoC family dehydratase: MHFESIFFEDYILNDKRTTLGRTITETDFVVHAGHTGDFFPHHLDAEWCKTQPFGQRIAHGTMIFAIGIGLTASVINPEAFSKGYDRLRFVKPVFIGDTIRAEVTISEKSAAKNPEFGTVVEHVEIINQHGVVVLVADHILLAKRKEAST, translated from the coding sequence ATGCATTTTGAATCTATTTTTTTTGAAGATTATATATTAAACGATAAACGGACAACATTGGGCCGCACGATCACCGAAACAGATTTTGTTGTTCATGCTGGACATACAGGCGACTTTTTTCCACATCATCTCGATGCGGAATGGTGCAAGACCCAACCTTTTGGACAGCGCATCGCGCACGGAACAATGATCTTTGCGATTGGTATCGGACTGACGGCCTCAGTTATTAATCCGGAAGCGTTTTCCAAAGGTTACGACCGATTGCGTTTTGTTAAGCCTGTATTTATTGGCGATACCATTCGTGCTGAAGTGACTATTTCGGAAAAATCCGCTGCGAAAAATCCGGAATTCGGTACAGTAGTTGAACATGTGGAGATTATCAATCAACATGGTGTGGTGGTGTTGGTCGCAGACCATATCCTGCTAGCAAAACGCAAGGAAGCTTCAACTTAA
- a CDS encoding Gfo/Idh/MocA family protein, whose product MDRIDIQYKTLLPQTSLPIIIIGAGGIVKDAHLPAYRKAGFHVHGIVNRTRAKAEALAVEFGIPYVYDTVEDAVAQAPENAVYDVTIMPNKFIETLEALPNGAAVLIQKPMGDYYTDSQAILEVCQRKRLVAAINCQLRQAPFVNAARWLIEQGYIGELYDMEVRVAVHTPWQLFPHVMVHPRLEILYHSVHYIDLIRSFLGTPASVYAKTLKHPAKELSSSRTTLLFDYGDTMHAVVNTNHDHEFGPHNEESYIKWEGTKGAIKATMGLLMDYPHGVSDVFEYCIKPTDGSQPEWVTYPIEGTWFPDAFIGSMGSLMRFKLGEIAVLPAAVEDVIHTMAVVEAAYQSSAQGGQPIAKG is encoded by the coding sequence ATGGATAGGATAGACATTCAATATAAAACCCTATTACCCCAAACGTCTTTGCCCATTATTATAATAGGCGCAGGCGGTATAGTGAAAGATGCACATCTCCCTGCTTATCGTAAGGCCGGCTTTCATGTGCATGGTATTGTCAATCGTACAAGGGCGAAAGCAGAAGCGTTGGCAGTAGAATTTGGCATTCCATATGTTTACGATACGGTGGAAGATGCTGTTGCACAGGCTCCTGAAAACGCGGTTTATGATGTAACCATTATGCCGAATAAATTTATCGAGACTTTGGAGGCCTTACCCAATGGTGCGGCTGTATTGATTCAGAAGCCTATGGGCGATTATTATACCGATAGTCAAGCGATATTGGAAGTCTGTCAACGTAAACGCTTGGTAGCTGCAATCAACTGTCAGCTTCGGCAGGCACCATTTGTAAACGCCGCACGTTGGTTGATCGAGCAAGGCTATATCGGCGAACTCTATGATATGGAGGTGCGCGTAGCCGTGCATACCCCTTGGCAGCTTTTTCCACACGTGATGGTGCATCCGCGTTTGGAAATACTGTACCATAGCGTGCATTATATAGACCTGATCCGGTCTTTTTTGGGTACACCGGCATCGGTTTATGCCAAGACCTTGAAGCATCCAGCCAAAGAGCTATCTTCGAGCCGGACAACCTTGTTATTTGATTATGGGGATACTATGCACGCGGTGGTTAATACCAATCACGACCATGAATTTGGACCGCACAACGAAGAAAGTTACATCAAATGGGAAGGTACCAAGGGGGCTATCAAAGCGACAATGGGTTTGCTGATGGATTATCCGCATGGGGTATCTGATGTGTTTGAATATTGTATAAAGCCAACAGATGGCAGCCAACCGGAATGGGTGACCTACCCGATCGAGGGAACTTGGTTTCCCGATGCTTTCATCGGCAGCATGGGCAGCTTGATGCGTTTCAAACTGGGTGAAATAGCGGTATTACCAGCCGCAGTTGAAGATGTCATCCATACCATGGCCGTCGTGGAGGCTGCTTATCAAAGCAGTGCCCAAGGAGGGCAACCAATAGCAAAGGGGTAA
- a CDS encoding extracellular solute-binding protein, producing MDKLRFAVRKFDPFERALEKCWVAYQELYPSDMELEFVPLDLEELTAAFFENQGLHNGDWDIVHINTDWIARAYDTKGLANLDLMLDQYPPEEAECAWPESLQALQRFDGQVFGLPFHDGPECLVFRKDLFDDSQEQSRFHALYGKPLAVPTTWTDFLTVATFFTRPEDNLYGTVFAGYPDGHNAVFDFCIQLWSRGGDLQQGEIPVKLDQPLAVEALDFYRGLFKESRGLHPESANYESVQAGAAFARGEVAMMVNWFGFASWAQIDAASAVQGKVDVAAIPSAEGGMSPSLNVYWLYAIPEGSRHKQLAYDFIRFAVGRQQDKLLTVEGGVGCRYSTWYDSEINQMIPFYNKLAELHDTARTLPRLANWPQIAHIIDETVIAAINSEESSLSLLTKAQKKLNTWIG from the coding sequence ATGGATAAGTTACGTTTTGCTGTCCGGAAATTCGACCCCTTTGAGCGCGCCCTGGAGAAATGTTGGGTGGCTTATCAGGAGCTATATCCATCGGATATGGAGTTAGAGTTTGTTCCATTAGATTTAGAAGAATTGACAGCAGCCTTCTTTGAAAACCAAGGCCTTCATAATGGTGATTGGGATATTGTCCATATCAATACCGATTGGATCGCACGTGCTTACGATACGAAAGGTTTAGCTAATCTCGATCTTATGCTCGATCAATATCCACCCGAAGAAGCGGAGTGTGCATGGCCCGAAAGTTTACAGGCTTTACAACGTTTTGATGGACAAGTGTTTGGTTTACCTTTTCATGATGGTCCCGAATGCTTGGTCTTTCGGAAAGATCTGTTCGATGATTCACAGGAGCAGAGCCGTTTTCACGCGCTTTACGGAAAGCCTTTGGCTGTTCCAACAACCTGGACTGATTTTTTAACCGTTGCCACATTTTTTACCCGTCCGGAAGATAACCTGTACGGAACCGTGTTCGCCGGTTATCCGGATGGACACAATGCGGTATTCGATTTCTGTATTCAACTTTGGTCCCGTGGAGGCGATTTGCAGCAAGGAGAGATACCTGTTAAGCTGGATCAGCCATTGGCTGTAGAAGCATTGGATTTTTATAGAGGGTTATTTAAAGAGAGTAGGGGATTGCACCCCGAATCGGCCAATTATGAATCCGTGCAGGCCGGTGCCGCCTTTGCGCGGGGAGAAGTAGCCATGATGGTCAATTGGTTTGGATTTGCATCCTGGGCACAAATTGATGCGGCGTCGGCAGTGCAAGGTAAGGTAGATGTAGCAGCCATTCCTTCAGCAGAAGGGGGAATGTCTCCTTCATTAAATGTGTATTGGTTGTATGCAATCCCAGAAGGTAGCCGTCATAAGCAGTTGGCTTATGACTTTATACGTTTTGCAGTCGGACGCCAACAAGATAAGCTGCTTACTGTCGAAGGAGGAGTAGGCTGTCGTTACTCCACCTGGTATGATTCCGAAATCAATCAGATGATACCCTTTTATAATAAATTGGCTGAATTGCACGATACTGCACGTACATTACCGCGCTTGGCCAACTGGCCGCAGATTGCACATATCATTGATGAGACCGTCATAGCAGCGATTAATTCCGAGGAAAGTAGTCTTTCATTATTGACTAAAGCACAGAAAAAACTAAATACATGGATAGGATAG
- a CDS encoding CaiB/BaiF CoA-transferase family protein: MLPLAGYTVVDFSQFLSGPLASLRLADLGARVIKIEKPETGDICRQLYTSDTILNGTSTVFHAINRNKESLVLDLKSESHKQIIRDLIARADVVLHNFRPGVMERLGFDYASVREINPTVIYGEISGYGKEGPWVKRPGQDLLLQSLTGMTWLSGDANNGPVAMGLSIVDMFAGSNLCSAVLACLYRRAIHQMGAHVHVSMLDSAVDIQFEAVTTYFRDGKLLPQRSEVSNAHAYLAAPYGVYRTQDGFLALAMGSIPFLTKLLDCTALEGFADGEQAFRERDTIKAILTEHLATASTAHWLAILEAADIWCADVLDWRRLTEHDAFKVLDMLQEVTMGDGFHYETTRCPIRIDGERLTATKGSPKLGEHTAKILEELYG; this comes from the coding sequence ATGTTACCATTAGCAGGTTATACCGTAGTCGACTTTAGTCAATTTTTATCCGGCCCATTAGCAAGTTTACGGCTAGCCGATTTAGGCGCGCGGGTTATAAAAATAGAAAAACCAGAGACGGGTGATATTTGTAGGCAATTATATACCTCGGATACCATACTCAATGGTACTTCAACGGTGTTTCATGCCATTAATCGGAATAAAGAAAGTCTGGTGTTGGACTTAAAAAGTGAATCCCACAAACAGATCATACGTGATTTAATCGCGCGGGCAGATGTGGTGCTGCACAATTTTCGTCCAGGTGTCATGGAACGTTTGGGCTTTGACTATGCAAGTGTCCGAGAGATCAATCCGACGGTGATCTATGGAGAAATTTCAGGGTATGGAAAAGAAGGACCTTGGGTGAAACGACCTGGACAAGATTTACTCTTGCAATCGCTTACCGGGATGACCTGGTTGAGCGGCGACGCAAATAATGGTCCAGTGGCCATGGGACTTTCCATTGTGGACATGTTTGCCGGCTCGAATCTATGTAGTGCCGTCTTGGCTTGCCTGTATCGTCGTGCGATACACCAGATGGGAGCACACGTACATGTTAGCATGTTGGATTCTGCTGTAGATATACAATTTGAGGCTGTCACAACCTATTTTCGTGATGGTAAATTGTTACCCCAACGTAGCGAGGTGAGCAATGCACATGCATATTTGGCCGCGCCATATGGCGTTTATCGTACCCAAGATGGTTTTCTGGCACTTGCTATGGGCTCAATTCCTTTTCTTACCAAATTATTAGATTGCACAGCGCTGGAAGGCTTCGCGGACGGTGAACAGGCTTTCCGCGAAAGAGATACCATTAAAGCGATATTAACGGAACACTTGGCAACAGCATCGACGGCGCATTGGTTGGCAATACTGGAAGCAGCAGACATCTGGTGTGCCGATGTATTGGATTGGCGCCGTTTGACCGAGCACGATGCTTTTAAAGTGCTAGACATGCTACAGGAAGTAACGATGGGCGACGGCTTCCATTATGAGACCACCCGTTGTCCGATTCGTATCGATGGCGAGCGTTTGACTGCGACAAAAGGTTCGCCCAAATTAGGTGAGCACACCGCTAAAATACTGGAGGAACTGTATGGATAA
- a CDS encoding CaiB/BaiF CoA transferase family protein produces the protein MDNKPLEGLLVLEFSQFMAGPTAGLRLADLGARVVKIERPGAGEGGRQIAIKNIFVDESSLVFHTINRNKESYAANLKDENDLENIKKLIRQADVMTHNFRPGVMEKIGLDYESVRKINPKMIYATVTGYGNEGPWSKKPGQDLLVQSLSGLSWLSGCVQDGPVPFGLAVVDMYCATHLTQGILAALLKRARTKQGTLVEVSLLESVLDMQFEMLTTHVNDGRKLPQRSAVRGAGHAYLSAPYGLYKTLDGYLALAMGNVGHIAETIGLSSEPYQDASTWFSRRDEILETFATVLCQKTTSEWVSRLESEGIWCGAVNDYHRFFEEQGFKETGMLQEVSLQDGTALTTTRSVYQIDGKRLYADKPAPKVGQHTASIVHDYLEN, from the coding sequence ATGGATAATAAACCACTGGAAGGACTTTTAGTTCTCGAGTTTTCACAATTTATGGCCGGGCCAACCGCTGGCCTGCGTTTGGCTGATCTCGGTGCCCGAGTTGTCAAAATCGAGCGTCCTGGCGCCGGAGAAGGCGGACGACAGATTGCGATTAAAAATATTTTTGTAGATGAGAGCAGCCTGGTGTTTCATACCATTAATAGAAATAAAGAATCGTATGCGGCCAATTTGAAAGACGAAAATGATCTGGAAAATATTAAGAAATTAATCCGTCAGGCGGATGTAATGACACATAACTTCCGTCCGGGGGTGATGGAAAAGATCGGTTTGGATTATGAGAGCGTACGGAAAATCAATCCAAAGATGATCTATGCCACAGTAACGGGCTACGGTAATGAAGGGCCATGGTCCAAAAAACCGGGTCAGGATTTGCTGGTGCAGTCGCTGTCGGGACTTTCTTGGTTATCAGGCTGTGTGCAGGATGGACCAGTACCTTTTGGATTGGCTGTGGTCGATATGTATTGCGCGACACATCTGACACAAGGTATATTGGCGGCATTGTTGAAACGTGCCCGTACCAAACAGGGCACTCTTGTTGAAGTCAGTTTGCTTGAATCTGTGTTGGATATGCAGTTTGAAATGCTGACCACACATGTCAATGATGGACGTAAGTTGCCACAGCGCTCGGCTGTTCGAGGAGCAGGCCATGCTTATTTAAGTGCACCCTATGGACTTTATAAGACACTAGATGGTTATCTTGCTTTGGCTATGGGCAACGTGGGACATATTGCAGAAACAATAGGTCTGTCTAGTGAGCCTTATCAAGATGCTTCAACCTGGTTTTCGCGACGTGATGAAATATTGGAGACCTTTGCTACGGTATTGTGCCAGAAGACCACTAGCGAATGGGTATCCCGTTTGGAATCGGAAGGGATCTGGTGTGGTGCAGTCAACGATTACCATCGTTTTTTTGAGGAGCAAGGTTTTAAGGAGACAGGGATGTTGCAAGAAGTCAGTTTACAAGACGGTACCGCACTAACCACCACCCGTAGTGTTTACCAGATTGATGGAAAGCGTTTATATGCGGATAAACCTGCACCAAAAGTGGGTCAGCATACTGCATCAATTGTTCACGATTATTTAGAAAATTAA
- a CDS encoding ABC transporter substrate-binding protein, protein MTEKIRLKGITWGHSRGFVPMVATAQRYEELHPEVEIVWTKRTLQEFADKSVTDLAKEYDLLVIDHPWTGHAAAKGMLAPFDDYLSTEFLAGQQANSVGKSYESYNFLGKQWALATDAATPVAASRPDILRSLGVPLPRTFEEVSALAKAGRVGFSLLPIDSLMHFYGLCCSLGEEPCQNDEKVISEAIGVQVLKLFKSLADELDAGFYEKNPFKVFEEMTQRDEIAYCPFAYGYSNYARTGYARKVLHFHDLVSLNGTPMISTLGGAGLAVSSQSKHIAVGMDYAQFVASPEIQATLYVENGGQPGHLGAWEDEQVNAYTADYFKNTLPTLERAYLRPRYDGHLYFQDHAGDIVVDYLRQGGDEVAVLEKMNKMYRESLVDKEDNG, encoded by the coding sequence ATGACAGAGAAAATCCGGTTAAAGGGGATTACCTGGGGGCATTCGCGAGGTTTTGTGCCAATGGTTGCAACGGCACAACGTTATGAAGAATTACATCCGGAAGTAGAGATTGTTTGGACAAAACGTACTTTGCAGGAATTCGCTGATAAGTCGGTAACGGATTTAGCCAAGGAATATGACCTGTTGGTGATCGATCATCCGTGGACGGGACATGCCGCTGCTAAGGGGATGCTGGCTCCATTTGATGATTATCTGTCTACGGAGTTTTTGGCCGGTCAACAGGCGAATAGTGTTGGGAAGTCTTATGAAAGCTACAACTTTCTAGGCAAGCAATGGGCCTTGGCTACAGATGCGGCGACACCAGTGGCTGCAAGTCGCCCAGATATTTTACGTTCGCTAGGTGTGCCGCTCCCGCGTACCTTTGAAGAAGTCTCGGCCTTAGCTAAAGCAGGACGGGTTGGATTTTCACTGTTGCCGATTGATTCTTTGATGCACTTTTATGGTCTTTGTTGTTCTTTGGGTGAAGAACCTTGCCAAAACGACGAAAAAGTAATCAGCGAAGCCATCGGGGTACAGGTCTTAAAATTATTCAAATCACTTGCGGATGAATTGGATGCTGGATTTTATGAGAAAAATCCATTCAAAGTGTTCGAAGAAATGACGCAGCGGGATGAAATTGCCTATTGTCCATTTGCGTATGGTTATTCCAATTATGCGCGAACTGGTTATGCCCGTAAAGTATTGCATTTTCATGATTTAGTGTCGTTAAACGGTACGCCAATGATTAGCACTCTGGGTGGTGCGGGATTAGCAGTATCCTCTCAGAGCAAACATATTGCTGTGGGTATGGATTACGCCCAATTTGTTGCGTCACCAGAAATTCAGGCAACATTATATGTCGAAAATGGTGGTCAGCCGGGACATTTAGGTGCTTGGGAAGATGAGCAAGTCAACGCCTATACGGCCGACTATTTTAAAAATACCCTGCCTACATTGGAGCGTGCCTATCTGCGCCCGCGTTATGATGGTCATCTGTATTTTCAGGATCACGCCGGTGATATTGTAGTTGACTATCTCAGACAGGGCGGGGATGAAGTTGCCGTATTAGAAAAGATGAACAAGATGTATCGGGAATCATTAGTGGACAAAGAAGACAATGGATAA
- a CDS encoding IclR family transcriptional regulator, whose amino-acid sequence MTLNSSDKYKAPALEKGLQILEFLALQPTAQSQSEIALGLNRSPNEIYRMLASLESNGYIHRDQISSKYSLSLKLYYLSHRHSFVEKLRATSLLPMQESSNEIKDPCHLCVIYDNQVMVIAYAKGSSPISIVVEEGKLYNTSQTASGKLLLSFSDAEKRKSILAADPYYKSLKKTERHQFDSDLEDIRMKGFYEMPSAYAEGIIDISVPIGTNETGIIACLTVSKLIRRQTEHTVSTEDIVTSLEKCRSQIESNLGLR is encoded by the coding sequence ATGACATTAAATAGCTCCGATAAATATAAAGCGCCAGCACTCGAAAAGGGATTGCAAATCCTGGAATTTCTGGCCTTGCAACCAACGGCGCAATCACAATCCGAGATCGCCCTTGGCTTAAATCGAAGTCCCAATGAGATCTATCGGATGCTTGCATCGCTGGAGTCCAATGGCTATATTCATCGTGATCAGATTTCATCCAAATATTCGCTTTCCCTGAAGTTATACTATCTATCGCATCGCCACTCTTTTGTAGAGAAATTACGGGCCACCTCATTATTGCCAATGCAAGAGAGCTCCAATGAAATTAAGGATCCATGTCATCTCTGCGTGATCTACGATAACCAAGTCATGGTAATTGCCTACGCAAAAGGATCGTCCCCCATCAGCATCGTAGTTGAAGAGGGCAAGCTGTACAATACTTCACAAACGGCTTCTGGCAAGCTTCTTTTAAGTTTTTCCGATGCTGAAAAAAGAAAATCCATTTTAGCAGCTGATCCCTATTATAAAAGCTTAAAGAAAACAGAGCGTCACCAGTTTGACAGCGATTTGGAAGATATTAGAATGAAAGGATTTTATGAGATGCCCAGTGCTTACGCAGAGGGCATTATCGATATTTCCGTCCCTATAGGAACCAACGAAACAGGTATCATCGCCTGCCTCACTGTTTCAAAACTCATCCGACGTCAAACTGAGCATACTGTATCCACGGAGGACATTGTAACAAGCCTAGAAAAATGCCGATCACAAATTGAATCCAATCTCGGATTAAGGTGA
- a CDS encoding sodium/solute symporter (Members of the Solute:Sodium Symporter (SSS), TC 2.A.21 as described in tcdb.org, catalyze solute:Na+ symport. Known solutes for members of the family include sugars, amino acids, nucleosides, inositols, vitamins, urea or anions, depending on the system.) yields the protein MNSILDKLTIYDYCIVVAYLLVLLTIGLLSSRKKVEGAEHFLAGKSLSWYSIGFNMWATNVGPSMLLAFATVGYTTGIVAVNFDWYAFIYLFLLAVVFAPRYIATGVRTLPEFMGKRFGPNTQTILAWYSLVKMLISWLSLGLFAGGFLVRQILGIPMWQSVTVLVSLAGLFAYTGGLKTVAKINIFQMILLIAVSAFLTFLGLSKIGGLSALAQQTPTSYWSLIRPASDPDYPWYAIALGYPVAAIAFFCTDQAMVQSVLGAKNLEQGQLGINFIAWLKILSLPLFILTGIICSVLFPGLKDPSLAYMTMVTNLFPTGLNGLVIVVLIAVLVGTIGSSLNSLSTVFTMDIYLKHIRPKANNQQITQVGRYTVIMGCLTSVFVTLAIDQIKGLNLFDVFQSILGFIAPPLAVAFLMAVLWKRTNRAAINTILTLGALLSLGTGICYLWIFPKDVYTFWPHYLMLSFSLFVLLLLIGIGVSLLLPKSAYELAHQHMVDIKMGKPSNRVKIAWTILFVAMLLLYTVLK from the coding sequence ATGAACAGTATCTTAGACAAGTTAACCATTTACGACTATTGCATCGTCGTAGCCTATTTGTTAGTATTACTGACAATCGGCCTCTTGTCATCTCGTAAAAAGGTAGAAGGGGCAGAACACTTCCTAGCCGGCAAATCCTTAAGCTGGTACAGTATTGGCTTCAATATGTGGGCGACCAATGTTGGGCCATCTATGCTGCTCGCATTCGCTACAGTAGGTTATACAACAGGTATAGTTGCAGTCAATTTTGATTGGTATGCTTTTATCTATTTATTTTTGTTAGCGGTGGTGTTCGCACCCCGCTATATTGCTACTGGAGTACGTACCTTACCCGAGTTTATGGGCAAGCGGTTTGGTCCAAATACGCAGACTATTCTGGCTTGGTATTCATTGGTAAAAATGCTTATTTCATGGTTGTCGTTGGGACTATTTGCTGGCGGATTTTTAGTACGGCAGATTTTAGGTATTCCAATGTGGCAATCGGTTACTGTTTTAGTTTCCCTAGCTGGTCTGTTTGCGTATACGGGTGGATTAAAGACAGTTGCTAAAATCAATATCTTTCAGATGATCTTGCTGATCGCCGTGTCGGCCTTTTTAACTTTTCTGGGATTGTCCAAAATCGGAGGGTTAAGTGCTTTGGCACAGCAGACTCCGACTAGCTATTGGTCATTGATCAGACCTGCGAGTGATCCAGATTACCCCTGGTATGCCATCGCCTTAGGATATCCAGTGGCAGCGATCGCTTTTTTCTGTACGGATCAAGCCATGGTACAATCAGTTTTGGGAGCCAAGAACCTCGAACAGGGGCAACTAGGAATTAACTTTATCGCTTGGCTCAAGATACTTTCTTTGCCGTTGTTTATCCTCACCGGTATCATCTGTTCGGTTTTATTTCCGGGACTTAAAGACCCATCACTTGCTTATATGACGATGGTGACTAACCTGTTTCCTACAGGCCTGAATGGATTGGTAATCGTGGTATTAATTGCTGTATTGGTGGGCACCATTGGTTCGTCGCTTAATTCCTTGAGTACGGTGTTCACCATGGACATTTATCTCAAGCATATTCGACCAAAAGCAAACAATCAGCAAATCACCCAGGTAGGGCGATATACGGTGATTATGGGCTGTTTAACTTCGGTTTTCGTCACACTGGCGATCGATCAAATTAAAGGACTTAATCTTTTTGATGTGTTCCAATCTATCCTTGGATTTATCGCGCCCCCTTTAGCGGTCGCTTTCCTGATGGCTGTGTTATGGAAACGGACTAATCGAGCAGCTATTAATACCATTTTAACCTTAGGAGCGCTATTAAGTTTGGGTACAGGAATATGTTATCTTTGGATATTTCCTAAAGATGTCTATACTTTTTGGCCGCATTACTTGATGCTTTCATTCAGTTTGTTTGTTCTATTGCTGCTTATTGGAATTGGTGTATCGCTGCTCCTTCCAAAATCAGCTTACGAATTAGCACATCAGCATATGGTCGATATCAAGATGGGCAAGCCAAGTAACCGGGTTAAGATCGCTTGGACAATTTTATTTGTCGCAATGCTATTGTTGTACACGGTGTTGAAATGA